The following proteins are encoded in a genomic region of Oryctolagus cuniculus chromosome 6, mOryCun1.1, whole genome shotgun sequence:
- the LOC100344772 gene encoding zinc finger protein 879 isoform X3, producing the protein MLENYSNLLSLGILFSKPKVISQLEQADHWLVKKEVPRGTRLGWESLFATTVPEEKNQEVMKKLTNGPFDFMLRNSYINDNRFEKQQGKKNTLFRKALVTVKKTYLRERNFKGTELGKNLDLKSSLTRKPGIVSRGRKARSQQYSILFKQLGVNTVRKCYKCNICGKIFLHSSSLSKHQRIHTGEKLYKCKECRKAFSQSSSLTQHLRVHTGEKPYICRECGKAFSFTTSLIGHQRMHTGERPYKCEECGKTFKGSSSLNNHQRIHTGEKPYKCNECGRAFSQCSSLIQHHRIHTGEKPYECGQCGKAFTSISRLSRHHRIHTGEKPFHCNECDKVFSYHSALIIHQRTHTGEKPYACKECGKAFSQSSALIQHQRIHTGEKPYKCNECGKAFSWISRLNIHHRIHTGEKPYSCKECGKAFSSHSAVNTHRKIHTGEKPYKCNDCEKAFNQSSALIQHQRIHTGEKPFHCEVCGKAFRQSSSLMTHLRIHTGEKPYKCKECGKAFSQSSSLTNHQRTHTREEL; encoded by the exons GGATCCTCTTTTCCAAGCCAAAGGTCATCTCCCAATTAGAGCAAGCAGACCACTGGCTGGTGAAAAAGGAAGTGCCTCGAGGCACCCGTCTAG gaTGGGAAAGTTTGTTTGCAACCACAGTTCctgaggaaaaaaatcaggaagtCATGAAAAAACTCACAAACGGTCCTTTTGACTTCATGTTGAGAAACTCCTATATAAATGACAACAGGTTTGAGAAGCAACAAGGCAAAAAGAACACACTTTTCAGGAAAGCATTGGTTACCGTCAAAAAAACCTACCTGAGGGAAAGGAACTTTAAAGGCACTGAGCTTGGGAAAAATCTTGATCTGAAATCATCACTTACTAGGAAGCCCGGAATTGTTTCCAGGGGAAGGAAAGCCCGTTCCCAGCAGTACTCGATCCTGTTTAAACAACTAGGAGTTAACACAGTGCGTAAATGCTACAAGTGTAACATCTGTGGGAAGATCTTCCTCCACAGTTCTTCCCTGAGTAAGCACCAGAGAATCCATACTGGAGAGAAGCTCTATAAGTGTAAAGAATGCAGGAAAGCCTTTAGCCAAAGCTCGTCCCTCACCCAGCACCTCCGAGTGcacactggggagaagccctACATCTGCCGCGAGTGCGGGAAAGCCTTCAGCTTCACCACTTCTCTCATTGGACACCAGAGGATGCATACCGGAGAGAGGCCCTACAAGTGTGAGGAGTGCGGGAAGACATTCAAGGGCAGTTCATCCCTCAATAACCACCAGCGAATCCACACTGGAGAAAAGCCCTACAAGTGTAACGAGTGCGGGAGAGCCTTCAGCCAGTGCTCGTCTCTCATCCAGCATCACAgaattcacactggagagaaaccgtATGAGTGCGGGCAGTGCGGGAAAGCCTTTACTTCCATATCCCGGCTCAGCAGACACCACCGCATTCACACGGGGGAGAAGCCCTTTCACTGTAATGAGTGTGACAAAGTGTTCAGTTATCACTCGGCCCTTATTATACACCAGAGgactcacactggagagaaaccgtACGCCTGCAAAGAATGTGGCAAAGCCTTCAGCCAAAGCTCAGCACTTATCCAGCATCAAAGGATTCACACTGGAGAAAAACCCTACAAGTGCAacgagtgtgggaaagccttctcGTGGATTTCACGGCTTAATATCCATCACAgaattcacactggagagaaaccataTAGTTGCAAAGAATGTGGGAAAGCTTTCAGTTCCCACTCAGCAGTTAACACTCATCGGAAAATTCATACCGGAGAGAAACCTtacaaatgtaatgactgtgaaaAAGCCTTCAACCAAAGCTCGGCTCTAATTCAGCACCAGAGAATCCACACGGGAGAGAAACCCTTTCACTGTGAAGTGTGCGGGAAGGCCTTCAGACAGAGTTCCTCCCTTATGACACACctgagaattcacacaggagaaaaGCCTTACAAGTGCAAAGAATGTGGCAAAGCGTTTAGCCAGAGCTCGTCTCTCACCAATCACCAGAGGACCCACACTCGAGAAGAGCTGTGA
- the LOC100344772 gene encoding zinc finger protein 879 isoform X2 has protein sequence MARRLLSAQVQGSVTFRDVAVFFSQDEWLHLDSAQRRLYREVMLENYSNLLSLGILFSKPKVISQLEQADHWLVKKEVPRGTRLGWESLFATTVPEEKNQEVMKKLTNGPFDFMLRNSYINDNRFEKQQGKKNTLFRKALVTVKKTYLRERNFKGTELGKNLDLKSSLTRKPGIVSRGRKARSQQYSILFKQLGVNTVRKCYKCNICGKIFLHSSSLSKHQRIHTGEKLYKCKECRKAFSQSSSLTQHLRVHTGEKPYICRECGKAFSFTTSLIGHQRMHTGERPYKCEECGKTFKGSSSLNNHQRIHTGEKPYKCNECGRAFSQCSSLIQHHRIHTGEKPYECGQCGKAFTSISRLSRHHRIHTGEKPFHCNECDKVFSYHSALIIHQRTHTGEKPYACKECGKAFSQSSALIQHQRIHTGEKPYKCNECGKAFSWISRLNIHHRIHTGEKPYSCKECGKAFSSHSAVNTHRKIHTGEKPYKCNDCEKAFNQSSALIQHQRIHTGEKPFHCEVCGKAFRQSSSLMTHLRIHTGEKPYKCKECGKAFSQSSSLTNHQRTHTREEL, from the exons GGATCCTCTTTTCCAAGCCAAAGGTCATCTCCCAATTAGAGCAAGCAGACCACTGGCTGGTGAAAAAGGAAGTGCCTCGAGGCACCCGTCTAG gaTGGGAAAGTTTGTTTGCAACCACAGTTCctgaggaaaaaaatcaggaagtCATGAAAAAACTCACAAACGGTCCTTTTGACTTCATGTTGAGAAACTCCTATATAAATGACAACAGGTTTGAGAAGCAACAAGGCAAAAAGAACACACTTTTCAGGAAAGCATTGGTTACCGTCAAAAAAACCTACCTGAGGGAAAGGAACTTTAAAGGCACTGAGCTTGGGAAAAATCTTGATCTGAAATCATCACTTACTAGGAAGCCCGGAATTGTTTCCAGGGGAAGGAAAGCCCGTTCCCAGCAGTACTCGATCCTGTTTAAACAACTAGGAGTTAACACAGTGCGTAAATGCTACAAGTGTAACATCTGTGGGAAGATCTTCCTCCACAGTTCTTCCCTGAGTAAGCACCAGAGAATCCATACTGGAGAGAAGCTCTATAAGTGTAAAGAATGCAGGAAAGCCTTTAGCCAAAGCTCGTCCCTCACCCAGCACCTCCGAGTGcacactggggagaagccctACATCTGCCGCGAGTGCGGGAAAGCCTTCAGCTTCACCACTTCTCTCATTGGACACCAGAGGATGCATACCGGAGAGAGGCCCTACAAGTGTGAGGAGTGCGGGAAGACATTCAAGGGCAGTTCATCCCTCAATAACCACCAGCGAATCCACACTGGAGAAAAGCCCTACAAGTGTAACGAGTGCGGGAGAGCCTTCAGCCAGTGCTCGTCTCTCATCCAGCATCACAgaattcacactggagagaaaccgtATGAGTGCGGGCAGTGCGGGAAAGCCTTTACTTCCATATCCCGGCTCAGCAGACACCACCGCATTCACACGGGGGAGAAGCCCTTTCACTGTAATGAGTGTGACAAAGTGTTCAGTTATCACTCGGCCCTTATTATACACCAGAGgactcacactggagagaaaccgtACGCCTGCAAAGAATGTGGCAAAGCCTTCAGCCAAAGCTCAGCACTTATCCAGCATCAAAGGATTCACACTGGAGAAAAACCCTACAAGTGCAacgagtgtgggaaagccttctcGTGGATTTCACGGCTTAATATCCATCACAgaattcacactggagagaaaccataTAGTTGCAAAGAATGTGGGAAAGCTTTCAGTTCCCACTCAGCAGTTAACACTCATCGGAAAATTCATACCGGAGAGAAACCTtacaaatgtaatgactgtgaaaAAGCCTTCAACCAAAGCTCGGCTCTAATTCAGCACCAGAGAATCCACACGGGAGAGAAACCCTTTCACTGTGAAGTGTGCGGGAAGGCCTTCAGACAGAGTTCCTCCCTTATGACACACctgagaattcacacaggagaaaaGCCTTACAAGTGCAAAGAATGTGGCAAAGCGTTTAGCCAGAGCTCGTCTCTCACCAATCACCAGAGGACCCACACTCGAGAAGAGCTGTGA